A genomic segment from Malus domestica chromosome 05, GDT2T_hap1 encodes:
- the LOC103436631 gene encoding uncharacterized protein, translated as MIHRTFRSAPVIGRVQKCVAMFHRAIGGQAEAHAKAKSESVQEQKRGTRNRRIHHKAIEPKIRGDVTKKPESRGEVIRMGRASLVDDPVCGVAQGKKDFEAELAAAKLKYGPCGVCGKEKDHRLADCPYKKHIPNPLEVTVLDGRYGIVCKCCGQPGGHPGRRGWTGRAILKFCSHCIVWGEHWTADCPCVEPDEVEKWRKDIKEVECYCLREEPEKEEFLDLEPYFRAVQRKDEENEYDA; from the exons ATGATCCACCGCACTTTCAGATCCGCTCCCGTGATCGGCCGAGTACAGAAATGCGTTGCCATGTTCCACCGTGCAATCGGCGGACAAGCAGAAGCCCACGCGAAAGCCAAGTCAGAATCGGTCCAGGAGCAGAAGAGAGGGACTCGTAATCGTCGTATTC ATCACAAGGCAATAGAACCAAAAATTCGTGGAGATGTAACCAAAAAACCAGAGAGTCGTGGTGAAGTGATTCGTATGGGACGTGCCAGTCTTGTGGATGATCCTGTTTGCGGTGTGGCCCAAG GAAAGAAGGACTTCGAAGCAGAATTAGCAGCAGCAAAACTTAAATATGGTCCTTGTGGAGTTTGCGGAAAGGAGAAAGACCACAGGCTTGCTGATTGCCCTTACAAAAAACATATCCCAAACCCTCTGGAGGTAACTGTTCTTGATGGTAGGTATGGAATAGTTTGTAAGTGTTGTGGTCAACCTGGTGGGCACCCTGGTCGCCGGGGCTGGACTGGACGTGCTATTCTCAAGTTTTGTAGCCATTGTATAGTATGGGGTGAGCACTGGACTGCAGATTGCCCGTGTGTTGAGCCCGATGAAGTTGAGAAATGGAGAAAGGACATTAAAGAGGTTGAATGTTATTGTTTGAGAGAGGAACCCGAGAAAGAAGAATTTCTGGACTTAGAACCATATTTTAGGGCCGTGCAAAGGAAGGATGAGGAAAATGAATATGATGCTTGA
- the LOC139195861 gene encoding uncharacterized protein, with protein MSPTEWWIMYGTDAPTVRKLAIKVLSQTASSSACERNWSTFALIHTKQRNRLAHSRLEKLVYCYYNMKLQIRDKEAEIDHVDRGDPLDVFDIVGEDDDTEGNQLFQWIRPLHLDDDEGNPAPRVAEEARNEGINVERVLEEEVGSSSADSLDELFLPRPRNTGIPPSSNPTQPQHRADTNDSSSTRSGDSPTTGGGNDEGHSGAGGSGAGGSGGGYGNYYGPPPPGYMSPFTGEANFTHATQDDDHGSRQAGPGIGAIGKDYTRRERGKGILSSQEDDSLSRTSDSVGLGSSNYGYTHNQPFPYPSYLYPSYPIPVGMESSDSWKQSQTQSSNDFSYGQPQPISDPYGWHVNNYMQNYFGDLSFDNYSSQYTHSTHRDDEDSEKFEPHRNSMWY; from the exons atgtctccta ctgaatggtggatcatgtatgggaccgatgcaccaactgtgagaaagttagcaatcaaagtattatcacaaacagcttcctcatctgcttgtgaaagaaattggagcacatttgcactgatacacacaaagcaaagaaataggttggcgcatagtaggttggaaaaattagtttattgctactacaacatgaagcttcaaattcgagataaggaagcagaaatagatcatgtcgaccgtggtgacccactagatgtgtttgatattgttggtgaagatgatgatacggagggtaaccaactttttcaatggattagacctcttcatttagatgatgatgaaggcaacccagctcccagagttgctgaagaagcacgtaatgaagggataaatgtagaaagagtattagaggaggaggtgggatctagcagcgctgactctttggatGAACTTTTCctcccaagaccaagaaacactggaattccaccttcttccaatcctacacaaccacaacatcgtgctgatactaatgatagctctagtacaagatcaggagactcacctaccaccggaggtgggaatgatgaaggacatagtggagctggaggtagtggagctggaggtagtggtggtggatatggaaactattatggaccaccacctcccggatatatgagccccttcactggtgaggcaaacttcacgcatgcaacacaggatgatgaccatggtaGTAGGcaggcaggaccaggaattggtgccatagggaaggactatactcgcagagaaagaggtaaggggattttgtcaagtcaagaagatgactcgttatctagaacttcagactctgttggattgggaagtagtaactatggttatactcataaccaaccatttccctacccttcatatctctacccttcatatcccattcctgttgggatggaatcgagcgactcatggaaacaatcccagactcaatcttcaaatgatttttcttatggacaacctcaaccaatctcggatccatatgggtggcatgttaacaattacatgcaaaactattttggggatttatcatttgataactactcttcacaatacactcattctacacatagagatgatgaagatagtgaaaaatttgaacctcataggaactctatgtggtactaa